From one Trifolium pratense cultivar HEN17-A07 linkage group LG1, ARS_RC_1.1, whole genome shotgun sequence genomic stretch:
- the LOC123883164 gene encoding 5'-nucleotidase SurE-like has product MAEEGNRTTIMITNDDGIDAPGLRALVNSLVATNLYNIQVCAPDSEKSAVSHSITWLHPIAAKKVHIDGTTAYAVSGTPADCTSLGLSKSLFPSVADLVVSGINMGNNCGYHIVYSGTVAGAREAFFHDIPSISISYDWVKEKSNLHDFTLAAQACVPIISALLVDIKNQRYPQKCFLNIDVPSNVANHKGYKLTKQGKVLTKMGWKQIASEAEGRKMSSDMTNADIPAHADVNTSSISPESLLFSREVKGSQLDHDDNNDHKSLQEGYITVTPLAAISQAGEDCQNYFKDWLQNVSECPSSSAL; this is encoded by the exons ATGGCGGAGGAAGGTAACCGAACCACAATCATGATCACAAACGATGATGGAATCGATGCACCTGGTCTCAGAGCTTTGGTTAATTCTCTCGTTGCAACCAATCTCTACAACATTCAAGTTTGCGCTCCTGATTC TGAGAAATCAGCGGTTAGTCACAGTATTACTTGGCTTCACCCTATAGCGGCCAAGAAAGTTCATATTGATGGAACTACAGCCTATGCAGTTTCTG GGACTCCAGCTGATTGCACTTCTCTGGGACTTTCCAAATCACTCTTTCCTTCCGTAGCTGATCTG GTAGTAAGTGGCATAAACATGGGTAACAATTGCGGTTATCACAT TGTTTACTCGGGCACAGTTGCTGGAGCTCGAGAGGCTTTCTTCCATGATATACCTTCTATCTCCATTTCATATGACTG GGTTAAAGAAAAGAGTAACCTACATGACTTCACTCTTGCCGCGCAAGCATGCGTACCTATCATAAGTGCTTTACTGGTTGACATAAAGAACCAAAGATACCCTCAAAAGTGCTTTTTGAATATAGATGTGCCAAGCAATGTTGCTAATCATAAA GGGTACAAGCTAACTAAGCAGGGTAAAGTTTTAACCAAGATGGGATGGAAGCAAATCGCCTCTGAGGCGGAAGGACGAAAAATGTCATCTGATATGACCAATGCAGACATACCAGCACATGCAGATGTTAACACGTCATCTATATCACCTGAAAGTCTTTTATTTTCAAGAGAA gtaAAAGGTTCTCAACTTGATcatgatgataataatgatCACAAATCTTTGCAGGAAGGATAT ATTACTGTCACACCTCTTGCTGCTATCTCTCAGGCGGGGGAAGATTGTCAAAACTATTTTAAGGATTGGCTACAAAATGTCTCAGAATGTCCCTCTTCGTCGGCTCTATAA